The sequence CGTGCTGGCCAATATTGTTTTAAAATATTCTGATGGCTTTCGGCGCAAGGGTCTTGGCTTTTTAGCGCTGGCTTGCATTATGGCCGCCTTTGCCTGCCTGGCGCAGGCGGTGCAGACGATTGAACTGAGTGTGGCTTACGCTCTTTGGGGGGCGGCGGGGCTTTGTCTCACTGCGGCGACGGACTTTATTTTGTTTGGCCAGCGTTTGAACCTTGTCGGCTGGCTGGGGCTTGGCCTGATGATATGGGGAATTGTGATTCTACATCGATTGAACTGAAGAAGCGCCTGTCGGACATGCTTGGTTGTTCGACAGGCGCTTTTACAATGTAGAGAACCGTCTAAACTTGACGCTGGCAGAGGTATCTGGTAGCATAGTCTTTGTTTCATAACGCAAGATTGAATGGGTAGATGGGAAGGCGATCGCATGGTTGAAAGAAGAAAGAAGCGTGGCTTGCTGCTGTTAGGCG comes from Azotosporobacter soli and encodes:
- the mdtI gene encoding multidrug/spermidine efflux SMR transporter subunit MdtI gives rise to the protein MDLVFLASAVSLDVLANIVLKYSDGFRRKGLGFLALACIMAAFACLAQAVQTIELSVAYALWGAAGLCLTAATDFILFGQRLNLVGWLGLGLMIWGIVILHRLN